One region of Rhodocaloribacter litoris genomic DNA includes:
- a CDS encoding carbon-nitrogen hydrolase family protein translates to MIRQRTPFRVAAVQAAPVFLDRDATVARACDLIAEAARAGARLVVFPECFIPTYPFWVWFIPPYRTADLRALYAELLDNAVVVPGPVTERLGEAAREAGVHVVMGINEINVETSGTTLYNTLLFIDDTGRLLGKHRKLIPTAAERLVHGMGDGSTLGVYETPFGRLGGLICWEMYMPLARYALYGWGTEILVAPTWDRGEPWISTLRHTAKEGRVYVVGCCTAMHRNAIPDRYAFKQDFLPDVTWINPGDSAIVDPDGKFVVEPVRECETILYADLEPSRVTGPRFQLDVAGHYARPDIFELKIHCTPRPVLHVVDPKQEPPAKAVPTPVTPAEANGV, encoded by the coding sequence ATGATCCGCCAGCGTACCCCCTTCCGTGTGGCGGCCGTGCAGGCTGCCCCCGTCTTCCTCGACCGCGACGCCACCGTAGCCAGGGCGTGTGACCTCATCGCAGAAGCCGCCCGAGCCGGTGCACGGCTGGTCGTCTTTCCCGAATGCTTCATCCCGACGTACCCGTTCTGGGTATGGTTCATCCCGCCGTATCGCACCGCCGACCTGCGCGCCCTCTATGCCGAGTTGCTCGACAACGCCGTCGTCGTGCCGGGCCCGGTGACGGAGCGCCTGGGCGAAGCCGCCCGTGAAGCCGGCGTCCACGTCGTCATGGGCATCAACGAGATCAACGTGGAGACCAGCGGCACCACCCTCTATAACACCCTGCTCTTCATCGACGACACGGGCCGCCTCCTGGGCAAGCACCGCAAGCTCATCCCGACGGCCGCCGAGCGGCTGGTCCACGGCATGGGCGACGGCAGTACCCTGGGGGTCTACGAAACTCCGTTCGGACGGCTCGGCGGGTTGATCTGCTGGGAGATGTACATGCCCCTGGCCCGCTACGCGCTCTACGGCTGGGGCACGGAGATCCTGGTGGCGCCCACCTGGGACCGGGGCGAACCCTGGATCTCGACGCTGCGCCACACGGCCAAGGAGGGCCGCGTCTACGTCGTCGGCTGCTGCACGGCGATGCACCGCAACGCCATCCCCGACCGCTATGCCTTCAAGCAGGATTTCCTCCCCGACGTGACGTGGATCAATCCCGGAGACAGCGCCATCGTGGATCCGGACGGCAAGTTCGTCGTCGAGCCGGTGCGTGAATGCGAAACGATCCTCTACGCCGACCTGGAGCCGTCCCGGGTGACCGGCCCCCGCTTCCAGCTCGACGTGGCCGGCCACTACGCCCGCCCGGACATCTTCGAGTTGAAGATCCATTGCACCCCGCGCCCGGTGCTGCACGTCGTGGATCCGAAGCAGGAACCCCCGGCGAAAGCCGTGCCGACCCCGGTGACGCCGGCCGAGGCGAACGGCGTCTGA
- a CDS encoding sialidase family protein: MYLTRQAPDGRPLGEPVRVNHLEGDATIHAQAPAQVALGPEGHVYVAWTNHVPAGGRRFPASNLRFARSTDGGRTFEPALSVNSDAGDRPSSHTFHDLAVGPDGTVYIAWLDGRARDAMRAETATTNRSGVPAPGTHGSHDPGRHDHAVLPGIELRVAVSRDGGRSFEETAVVAADTCPCCRTALAVAEEGTVYLAWRHIFPGGERDIALARSTDGGRTFTEPVRVHADRWRIDGCPHAGPSLALDRAGRLHVAWYTGVETRAGLYYAMSADGGRTFTPPVPLATGVGVSQVKLGGHGQEHVWLAWEDRHTGQLRLARTDGRGDLVHAGAPLPSGEHPAIATGASTVALAGQTRDEAFLYLLPAM; this comes from the coding sequence GTGTACCTGACCCGGCAGGCCCCGGACGGACGGCCGCTCGGCGAACCGGTGCGCGTCAACCACCTCGAAGGCGACGCGACGATCCACGCACAGGCTCCCGCCCAGGTCGCCCTCGGGCCGGAAGGCCACGTGTACGTCGCCTGGACGAACCACGTCCCTGCCGGGGGACGACGGTTTCCCGCCAGCAACCTCCGCTTCGCCCGCTCCACCGACGGCGGCCGCACCTTCGAACCGGCCCTCTCGGTGAACAGCGACGCGGGCGACCGGCCCTCCAGCCACACGTTCCACGACCTGGCCGTCGGGCCGGACGGGACGGTCTACATCGCCTGGCTGGACGGGCGCGCCCGCGACGCGATGCGGGCCGAAACGGCGACAACGAACCGGTCCGGGGTACCGGCTCCCGGAACACACGGCAGCCACGATCCGGGCCGTCACGACCACGCCGTCCTTCCCGGCATCGAACTCCGCGTGGCGGTCTCACGCGACGGGGGCCGCTCGTTCGAGGAGACGGCCGTGGTGGCTGCGGACACCTGCCCGTGCTGTCGGACCGCGCTGGCCGTGGCGGAAGAGGGCACCGTCTACCTCGCCTGGCGCCACATCTTTCCCGGCGGGGAACGCGACATCGCCCTGGCTCGCTCCACCGACGGCGGGCGCACCTTCACCGAACCCGTTCGGGTCCACGCCGACCGGTGGCGGATCGACGGTTGCCCGCACGCCGGGCCTTCGCTCGCACTCGACCGTGCCGGCCGGCTCCACGTTGCCTGGTATACGGGCGTCGAGACCCGGGCCGGGCTGTACTATGCCATGTCCGCCGACGGTGGCCGCACCTTCACCCCTCCGGTGCCGCTCGCCACGGGGGTGGGTGTCTCGCAGGTGAAGCTCGGCGGGCACGGGCAGGAACACGTCTGGCTGGCTTGGGAAGACCGGCACACCGGGCAACTTCGCCTGGCCCGCACCGATGGCCGGGGCGATCTCGTCCATGCCGGCGCCCCCCTTCCTTCCGGAGAGCATCCCGCCATCGCGACCGGCGCCTCCACCGTGGCCCTGGCCGGGCAAACCCGCGATGAGGCCTTCCTCTATCTCCTCCCGGCGATGTAA